Proteins from a genomic interval of Cheilinus undulatus linkage group 15, ASM1832078v1, whole genome shotgun sequence:
- the LOC121522733 gene encoding radixin produces the protein MPKPINVRVTTMDAELEFAIQPNTTGKQLFDQVVKTVGLREIWFFGLQYTDSKGYITWLKLNKKVTQQDVKKENPLQFKFRAKFFPEDVSEELIQEITQKLFFLQVKEAILNDENYCPPETAVLVASYAVQAKYGDYSKDIHKPGYLASDRLLPQRVLEQHKLTKEQWEDRIQTWHEEHRGMLREDAMMEYLKIAQDLEMYGVNYFEIKNKKGTELWLGVDALGLNIYEHEDKLSPKIGFPWSEIRNISFNDKKFVIKPIDKKAPDFVFYAPRLRINKRILALCMGNHELYMRRRKPDTIEVQQMKAQAREEKHHKQMERAQLENEKKKREHAEKEKERIEREKDELIERLRQIEEQTQKAQKELEEQTRRALELEQERKRAKEEAERLERDRQAAEDAKAALAQQAADQMKNQEQLAAELAEFTAKIALLEEAKRKKEDEATEWQHKALSAQEDLEKTREELKSAMTSPTAPEHDEQDETNAEASAELLSDGVSSHRSEEERITEAQKNERVKKQLQALSSELAEARDDTKKTQNDMLHAENVRAGRDKYKTLRQIRQGNTKQRIDEFESM, from the exons ATCAATGTGCGCGTCACCACCATGGACGCTGAGCTGGAGTTTGCCATCCAGCCCAACACAACAGGCAAACAGCTCTTTGACCAG GTGGTGAAGACAGTGGGTCTGAGGGAGATCTGGTTCTTCGGCCTTCAGTATACAGACAGTAAGGGCTACATCACGTGGCTCAAACTCAACAAGAAG GTGACCCAGCAGGATGTAAAGAAGGAGAATCCTCTGCAGTTTAAGTTCAGAGCAAAGTTTTTCCCAGAGGACGTTTCTGAAGAGCTCATTCAGGAGATCACCCAGAAACTCTTCTTCCTACAG GTTAAAGAGGCCATTCTGAATGATGAGAACTACTGTCCTCCAGAGACAGCTGTGCTGGTGGCCTCCTACGCTGTACAGGCCAAATACGGAGATTACAGTAAAGACATCCACAAGCCGGGATACCTGGCTTCAGATCGGCTACTGCCACAGAG AGTTTTAGAGCAGCACAAACTAACAAAGGAGCAATGGGAGGACAGAATACAGACGTGGCACGAGGAGCACAGAGGAATGCTCAG GGAGGATGCGATGATGGAGTACTTAAAGATAGCTCAGGACTTGGAGATGTACGGTGTTAActactttgaaattaaaaacaagaagggCACAGAGCTGTGGCTCGGGGTCGACGCTCTGGGACTCAACATCTACGAGCACGAAGACAA GTTGTCACCAAAGATCGGCTTCCCTTGGAGTGAAATCAGAAACATCTCCTTCAACGACAAGAAGTTTGTTATCAAGCCCATCGACAAGAAAGCTCCG GACTTTGTCTTCTACGCCCCTCGACTGAGGATCAACAAACGCATCCTGGCATTGTGTATGGGAAACCACGAGCTGTACATGAGGAGGAGAAAGCCCGACACCATTGAGGTGCAGCAGATGAAAGCTCAGGCAAGAGAGGAGAAACACCACAAACAGATGGAGAG AGCACAGCTGGAGAACGAGAAGAAGAAGCGTGAGCAtgcagagaaggagaaagagcGGATAGAGCGAGAGAAAGATGAGCTGATTGAGAGGCTGCGGCAGATCGAGGAGCAGACGCAGAAAGCTCAGAAAG AACTGGAGGAGCAGACCCGTAGAGCTCTGGAGTtggagcaggagaggaagagggcaAAAGAAGAGGCTGAGCGGCTGGAGAGGGACAGGCAGGCGGCGGAGGACGCTAAGGCGGCACTGGCTCAACAGGCAGCAGACCAGATGAAGAATCAAGAACAACTG GCTGCTGAGTTAGCAGAGTTCACAGCCAAAATCGCTCTGCTTGAGGAGgccaagaggaaaaaagaagatGAAGCAACAGAATGGCAACACAAA GCTCTGTCAGCACAAGAAGACCTGGAGAAGACCAGGGAGGAGCTTAAGTCGGCCATGACGTCTCCGACAGCTCCAGAACATGACGAGCAGGACGAAACGAACGCAGAAGCCAGCGCTGAGCTACTCAGTGACGGCGTCAGCAGCCACCGCAGCGAAGAGGAACGCATCACAGAGGCGCAGAAGAATGAGCGTGTCAAGAAACAGCTACAG GCTCTGAGTTCAGAGTTAGCCGAAGCCCGTGATGATACCAAGAAAACACAGAACGACATGCTGCACGCCGAGAATGTCCGAGCGGGCAGAGACAAGTACAAAACCCTTCGCCAGATCCGCCAGGGCAACACCAAGCAACGTATTGATGAGTTTGAGTCCATGTGA